A region of Mesorhizobium sp. AR02 DNA encodes the following proteins:
- a CDS encoding ABC transporter substrate-binding protein produces the protein MTTKLLTALLLGTSILGSAGVASAADVTLNIESWRGDDLAIWKDKLIPAFEAKNPGIKVVFAPSAPTEYDAALGAKLAAGSAGDLITCRPFDKSLELYKKGNLADLSALPGMENFSPVAKSAWQTDDGKASFCVPMASVIHGFIYNKDAFDKLGIKVPTTRDEFFAALDKIKADGTYIPMAMGTKDLWEAATMGYQNIGPNYWKGEDGRAALIKGDQKLTDKDWVAPYEELAKWKPYLGDGFEAQTYPDSQNLFTLGRAAIYPAGSWEIGLFNTQAQFKMGAFPPPVEKAGDTCYISDHTDIGMGLNAASKNADAAKTFLSWVASPDFATIYANALPGFFSLNSSPVKMADPLAQEFVSWRGKCKSTIRSTYQILSRGTPNLENETWVESANVINGTDTPEAAAKKLQTGLDSWYKPAK, from the coding sequence ATGACAACGAAACTACTGACGGCACTGCTTCTGGGCACCAGCATTCTCGGCTCGGCCGGGGTGGCTTCTGCCGCGGACGTAACGCTCAACATCGAAAGCTGGCGCGGTGACGACCTTGCCATCTGGAAGGACAAACTGATCCCGGCTTTCGAAGCCAAGAACCCCGGCATCAAGGTGGTGTTCGCACCATCGGCTCCGACCGAATATGACGCGGCCCTCGGTGCCAAGCTCGCCGCCGGCTCGGCGGGCGACCTGATCACCTGCCGCCCGTTCGACAAGTCGCTTGAACTCTACAAGAAGGGCAACCTCGCCGACCTCTCGGCGCTGCCCGGCATGGAGAACTTCTCGCCGGTGGCCAAGTCCGCCTGGCAGACCGACGACGGCAAGGCAAGCTTCTGCGTGCCGATGGCCTCCGTCATCCATGGCTTCATCTACAACAAGGACGCCTTCGACAAGCTCGGCATCAAGGTGCCGACGACCCGTGACGAGTTCTTCGCCGCGCTCGACAAGATCAAGGCCGACGGCACCTACATCCCGATGGCGATGGGCACCAAGGATCTCTGGGAAGCTGCGACCATGGGCTACCAGAACATCGGCCCCAACTACTGGAAGGGCGAGGACGGCCGTGCAGCGCTGATCAAGGGCGACCAGAAGCTGACCGACAAGGACTGGGTCGCTCCGTATGAGGAACTGGCCAAGTGGAAGCCGTATCTCGGCGACGGCTTTGAAGCGCAGACCTATCCGGACAGCCAGAACCTGTTCACGCTTGGCCGCGCCGCCATCTACCCGGCCGGCTCGTGGGAAATCGGCCTGTTCAACACCCAGGCCCAGTTCAAGATGGGCGCCTTCCCGCCCCCGGTCGAGAAGGCCGGTGACACCTGCTACATATCCGACCATACCGATATCGGCATGGGCCTGAATGCAGCTTCGAAGAACGCCGACGCCGCCAAGACCTTCCTGTCGTGGGTGGCCTCGCCGGATTTCGCCACCATCTACGCCAACGCGCTGCCGGGCTTCTTCAGCCTGAACTCCTCGCCGGTGAAGATGGCAGACCCGCTGGCGCAGGAATTCGTCTCCTGGCGCGGCAAGTGCAAGTCGACGATCCGCTCGACCTACCAGATCCTGTCGCGCGGCACGCCGAACCTCGAAAACGAGACCTGGGTTGAATCGGCCAACGTCATCAACGGCACCGACACCCCGGAAGCCGCGGCCAAGAAGCTGCAGACCGGTCTCGACAGCTGGTACAAGCCGGCGAAGTAA